CGGCCCGGCCGTTCTCGCGACCGACATCGAGCGCGATCCGGTCGACGGGGAGGTCCTGATCGCGAGCGCACTCGTACGCCGCCGCGAGAAGATCGTCCGCGAGCCCCGTCCCGCGGGCAGACTCGCGGACGTAGAGCTCGTTCAACACCGCGGCGTCCCAGATCATCGCGAACTCTTCGGGGAGGACGAAGACGTAGCCCGCGAGTCCGTCCTCGTCGCTCGATTCGGCGACGGTCACACAGTCGGCGTCGTGCTCGACACATCGCTCGACCCACGCGAGGTAGCGCTCGCGGTAGTCGTCAGTGAGTTTTCCGTCGTACGTATCGGCTTTCTCGCCCTCGCCCAAACGACCGAGCTCGTGCTCGAACCGTGCCTTTAGTTCCCAGAGCGCTGCCGCGTCCCCTTCGGGGTCATACGATCTGTGTTCCATGCGCGGCGTTCGTCGGTCGAGGGGATACGGATTCCGGCAGCGCGGCTGCACAGTAGTCCACGAAATCAGCACCCGTGTTGGATGGATCGGTCATTCGTTTCCGGCGTCGTCTCCCCACCGACTGAGTCGGCCCCACTCCTCCTGCGGACGATTGAGCGCGCGGTAGATCGACGTGATCCGGGATGGGTGGTGCCAGTCCGGATCGTTGAACTCGAGATCGTGGTCCAGCACGGTGGCCCCGTAGTTCTCGGCGGCCAGCTGTGTCTGGTGGGCCGCAGTCAGTATCGG
This Halococcus agarilyticus DNA region includes the following protein-coding sequences:
- a CDS encoding GNAT family N-acetyltransferase, whose protein sequence is MEHRSYDPEGDAAALWELKARFEHELGRLGEGEKADTYDGKLTDDYRERYLAWVERCVEHDADCVTVAESSDEDGLAGYVFVLPEEFAMIWDAAVLNELYVRESARGTGLADDLLAAAYECARDQDLPVDRIALDVGRENGRAASVYRREGFEPWGELVARDLD